Part of the Streptomyces sp. NBC_01353 genome, CGTGGGTCTCGCCTTCCTGCTCCTGATGGTGGTCTTCCGCTCGGTCCTGGTCCCGCTCAAGGCTGCCCTCGGGTTCCTGCTCTCGGTGGCCGCGGCACTGGGCGCCGTCGTGGCGGTCTTCCAGTGGGGCTGGCTCGCCGATGTCTTCGGCATCGACGCACCGGGCCCGATCATGAGCACGATGCCGATCTTCATGATCGGCGTGGTCTTCGGCCTCGCGATGGACTACGAAGTCTTCCTGGTCAGCCGGATGCGTGAGTCATACGCCCACGGAGCCCGCCCCGCCGAAGCGGTCGTCGACGGCTTCCGCTACGGCGGCCGGGTGGTCAGCGCGGCCGCGGTCATCATGATGAGCGTGTTCTCCGGCTTCATCGTGGAGGACAACGACTTCGTCAAGATGATCGGCTTCGCCCTCGCGATCGCCGTCCTCTTCGACGCCTTCATCGTCCGCATGGCGATCGTGCCCGCGCTCTTCGCCCTGCTCGGCAAGTCCGCCTGGTGGCTGCCGAAGTGGCTGGACCGGATTCTGCCCCGGGTGGACGTCGAGGGCGAGAAGCTCGGCCAGGCGCAGGCCGTACCGCGCTCGCATCGGGAGCGCACCCTGGTCGGCTGACCACCTCACGGACCCGGGCAAAGGACCCGACGAAAGGCGCCCCCGCACCGGCTCAGGCCGGCGCGGGGGCTTTGCGTCGTGTGCGGCCGCCTCCTCGGAGACGTGCATCACCAAATCGCAGGCCAGGGGCGGTACGGCGCCATGTGGCGACTCGATGGCGCCATCGACAGTCGACATGGCGCCATTCCTGTGTCACGATGATGGCGCAAGCGAGGCGCACCTTTGGCGCCAATGGCGCCAGGCTTCGTCACTCCAGCGTCCCCGCCGGAGGTTGCCGTACCCCGCTGGACCAGCCAGACCGGTCAGAACAGCCAGACCTGCCAGATCAGTCAGATCAGTCAGACCAGCCAGACGCGCCGTACCCCGCCAGCCCCGTCAGGCCCCGCCGACCTCAACGGTCCCGTCGGCGCCCCGACGGCCCCGCATCTTGGACTCCCCAGAAGAGAAAGGCCCGCCCACCATGAACACCGCGACCACAGCGGCCACCAGCACACGCTCCGCGGCGATCTCCGCGATCGGCCTGCGCAAGTCGTACGGCGACAAGGTGGTGCTCGACGGCATCGACCTGCGGATTCCCGAGGGCACGATCTTCGCCCTCCTCGGCCCCAACGGAGCGGGCAAGACCACCACCGTGGAGATCCTCTCCACGCTGATCACGGCGGACGCAGGCCAGGCGCACATCGCGGGCCACGACGTGACCACCGACGCCGACTCGGTACGCCGACAGATCGGCGTCACCGGACAGTTCGCCGCCGTCGACGGGCTGCTCACCGCCGAGGAGAACCTCCTCCTCATGGCCGACCTGCACCACCTCGGCCGCAGCGAGGGCCGGCGCCGCGCCGCCGACCTACTGGAGCGGTTCGAGCTGACCGAAGCGGCCCGTAATAACGTCGCCACCTTCTCCGGCGGTATGCGCCGCAAGCTCGACCTGGCGATGACGCTGGTGGGCCGGCCGCGGATCATCTTCCTCGACGAACCGACCACCGGCCTGGACCCCCGCAGCCGCCGCGTCATGTGGGAACTCATCCGCAATCTGGTCACCGAGCAGGGCGTGACGATCCTCCTCACCACGCAGTACCTGGAGGAGGCCGACCACCTCGCCGACCGCATCGCGGTCCTTGACCACGGCAAGCTCGTCGCCGAAGGCACCGCACAGGAACTGAAGGGGCTGATCCCCGGCGGCCATGTCCGCGTCCAGTTCGCCGAGGAGAGCCACCTCGCCACCGCCGCCGCGCTCTTCGGCGTCGCCACCCGCGACGACGAGTCGCTCACCCTGCAGATCCCCAGCGACGGCTCGATCGCCAACCTCCGCGCCGTCCTCGACGCTCTCGAAAACACCGGCGTGCAGGCCGAGTCGCTCACCGTGCACACCCCCGACCTCGACGACGTGTTCCTCACCCTCACCGGCCGGCACAACACCCCCACCGCCCCCTCCGTCCCTGCCCCCGCCGCGTTCGCCACCGCCCAGAAGGAGTCGAACCGATGAGCACCGCCACCCTCACCCCGGCCAAGCCCGCCCGCTCGTACGCCCTGCGCGACTCCATGACGATGCTGCGCCGCAACCTCAGGCACATGCAGCGCTACCCCTCGATGACGATCTCGATCCTCGTGATGCCGCTGCTGATGCTGCTGCTGTTCGTCTACGTCTTCGGCGGCGCGCTCGGCACCGGCATCGGGGCGGGAGCGGACCGCGGCGACTACATCAACTACCTGGTGCCCGGCATCATCCTGATGTCCGCGACCTCGGGGGCCGTTGCCACGGCAGTGTCCGTCTGCACCGACATGACCGAGGGCATCGTCAACCGCTTCCGTACGATGTCGATCTCCCGCGGCTCCATCCTCACCGGCCATGTCCTGGGCAGCGTCATCCAGGTCGCGGCGGTCCTCGTCCTGATCACCGGCGTCTCCCTCGCGATCGGCTTCCGGCCCGACGCGTCGGTCACCGAGTGGGCGTCCGCCGCGGCCCTGCTCCTCTTCCTGGCCTTCGGCATGGCCTGGCTGTCCGCCGCGATGGGCATGGGTGCCAAGACCGTCGAGTCCGCGAGCAACGCCCCGCTGCCGCTGACCTTCCTGCCCTTCCTCGGCAGCGCGGTCGTCACCCCGGACTCCATGCCGACCGCCCTGCGCTGGTTCGCCGAGTACCAGCCCTTCACCCCGATCAACGAGACTCTGCGCGGCCTGCTGCTCGGCACCCCGATCGGCAACGACGGCTGGATCGCCCTGGCCTGGTGCACGGGACTCGCCCTGGTCGGCTACCTGTGGTCCCGCGCCGCCTTCAACCGCGAGGTCACACGCTGATCCAGACAGGGGCAGGCATGGTGAAGGGCGGCTCCCGGAGGATTCCGGGAGCCGCCCTTCACATGTCTCGGTGCGGGCACGTCCCGGTTCGGAACCCCGCCCCTGGGAGAAACCTGGGTCCGGGAGGACGGACCGTTCGCAAGCTCGCTGCGCGCTGGTGTGCCGGATGCCATGTCCTGCGGACACCAACGACCGGTTCGGTACGGTGAGCCGGCCGACGGGCGCGGCCACGCTTCCGGCTCCGGGCCATGACTGGTCAGTACAGTGCAGGCGTGCCCCCTCAGCCGTCTTCGCTCAACTGGCACTTCCTGTTCTCCCGCCGGGGCTGGATCTGGTGGATGCCCATCATCGCCGTCCTCCTCGTCCTGATCACGGAGGTGGCCGTCCAAGGGCGGGAACCGGTGAGCTTCCTGCTCACCGGTGTTCCCCCCTTGGTCTCCGCGACACGCGGGCCAAGGGCAACCGCATGGTCGACCTTCGGCTGCCTGGGGCTGCAGATGCTGATGGCGGCAGCCCGTCCGGGCCACTTCGACGAGCAGCACCATGTGGCCCTGTACATGGCCACCCTCGTCATCGGCGTCGTCAGCATCCTGCTCGCCAGGCAACGCCAGAACACCGAGAAACACCTGATCAGGGCGAAGTCGGTGGCCGAGGCGATGCAGCGGACCCTGCTGCGCCCGGTGCCGTCCCGCCTCGCCCAAGTCAGTGCCGCCGGCTACTACTCGCCGGGTGAGGGCGGCACTTTCGTCGGGGGCGACCTGTACGACATGTGCGAGACGCCGTTCGGGGTCCGGGTCATCATCGGGGACGTACGCGGCAAGGGCCTGGACGCGGTACAGACAGTTGCCGCGGTCCTGGGGAGTTTCCGCGTGTCCGCCCACGAATGGCAGGACCTTTCCGTCCTGGCGGACCGGCTCGAGCTCAGCATCGTCCGCAACGGCCCCAAGGCGGGCACCGGTGATCCCGAACTGTTCGTGACGGCACTGGTCATGGAGTTCGCCGGTGACAGCGTACGCATCGTGGACCGCGGTCATCCGGCACCTGTCGCCGTCGGCCCGCACGGGGCCCGCCATCTGGCCACTGCTCCCGCGCTGCCGCTGGGACTCGGAGACCTTTCCGCCGGCCGGGTCCTGACGACGGAACACGTCCTGCGACCCGGCGAAGTCCTCGTCCTGTACACCGACGGCCTCAGCGAGGCTCGCAACACCGACGGCACTTTCTACCCCGTCATGGAACGGCTCGGCGAGCACTTCCTCACGAGCGAGCCGGATCCCCAGACGGTGGTGTCGTTCCTGCGGACCGACAGCGACAGTTGGTCGGCCGCCTCCGAGGAAGACGATCAGGCAGTCCTCGCCATCACACTGACCCAGCCGCCACCACAGCATCGTGTACACAACTGAGCTCGCGCAGCGGCGAGTTCAGCCTTCTGCCAAGCCGAGCAGGCCAACCACGGGGGAGAGACGGCGCCCAGGGGGCAGAGGAGGATCCTGTCCTCGGTCGCTGTCCCCTGCAGACGGCGGCGAAGCCCCCAGACCGGGCGCGCACCGGGGGTGCAGTCACTGGCCGGACCCGTCAGGCAGGCCCACCGAGGGTGTTGTGACCGCGTGCCGGGTCGGTGGGCTTTGCCCGCCGGAGGCGGAACTCCGCGGGCACGCCCAGCGTCGTGAAGATCGTGATGAACGTAGACGGCACACCGATCGATGAACTCTCCCGGTCCTGGGACACGATCAGGAAGAACTACCAGACTTCCCGCAACAGCGAGTACGACCGCACGGTCCGCGAATGCGCCACCCGCCTCGCCGCCGACCCCGGCGGCGAGGCGGCGTACATGTGGACGTTCGGGCTGGTCGTGATGGCCCCCTACGTCACCTGGCTGCCGGGCGAGGGCGTCCTCCGGGACGCCATGGCGGCCCTGGAGGCTGCCGACCGCGCGCTGAGCGACCAGCCGTGCGACCACGACTCCCACCCGTACGAGAGCCATGACGGTGAGGACGACATGTACCTCGCGAAGAGGCCGTCCGAGCTTGCCGACGAGACTTCCGAATGGGAGCAGGACCGGCCCCGGGACGAGTGGCGCTGCCCGCGCAATGCGGCCGGGTTCGCGAGGGTCGGGATGGACATCGTCGATCCGGGATCGGTCACGGACATCCCTCCCCGCCTGCCGGTGGATGCCCAGCACACCATCGAAAGCCTGTCCGCGCTGCTCCACGGCTACCCGAAGCCGTGGACCGACATCGACGAGGAGATCTCCTCGCAGGCATGGAACCTGTCCACCGCGGAACCGGCGGACCGCGCCGGACATCTGCTGGTTGTCAGGGCGGTGACCTGGTATGCCGTCTCCGGCATGGTGCGGACGAAATCGGTCCTCGACGACCTGTTCAAGGCGGTGGAGAAGACGCTGCCGCACTTCGCCGGGACGTCGTGCGCACACGAATGGCATGCGACCCTGCCCGACAGCGGCCCGGAGGCCGCAGAGGTCGGCGTCATCCTGAGCAGTCCCGGTGGGCGAGGTGTCTACGAACGGGACCGCCTCGAGTCGGGGCGGGGCGCGCCGCTGGAGCACGTGGTGTGCCCGGCCTTCATGGCGGAGATCGCTGAGACGACACTGACGGTGCTGCGCGAGGGCCGCGAAGAACTCTTCGGCGACCGCGACACCTCTCGGGTCGATGCCGAGTATCTGCGCGCGGACGGACGGCTGGAGATCGAGAAGATCGCGGAACGGCTCGATGACACGAGTTGGAACGAGGAGTACGTCGACGATCTGGGGCTGTGGGCCGCCCGCCGGTATGAGCAGACCGGTGACCGGGAACGTGCGGTGCTGCTGCTCACCGCTTACCAGGCGATGGAGAACTCGTACCCGAGCCCGCCGCTCCCGGTGGCCCGGGGCGTCCTCGCCACGATGCGCGCCGTCGCCGCCGCGCCCCGGCCGGGGGAGTGCGCACACGGCGACGAGCACCCGACGCTGCGGTCCGCGGAATTCCGGAGAGGCCTGCTGCACTTCTACGCGCCGGAGGAGTTCCCGCCGCCGGAGGGGGCCCGCAGCCCGGAGGCGTGGACCTGCCCGCGGTTCGCCGGCATGGTCGCCGACGAGTGCATCGGCGGCCTGGAAGATCTTTATGAGGACGAAGACGAAGACGAGGGCGAGGGCGAGGACTAAGAAATCCTGTCGAAACCGCAGGCCGCGAACGGCAGGCCGCGATCGACGGCGGCCCTGGCCCACACGGCCCGGCCAGGCCGCCGGCGACGCTACCCAGGAGTTGTCTGTACAACTCGGCGCCGCTGTTCTCCGACTCGTCGTCGCGAGTTCACTCCCGACTGCTGCGATACACGCGCCATTTGAACAGCGCTTGATCGAGGAGGCTCGAGTGAATCTCGTAGTCAACGGCGACGCGGAGAGCGGGCCCGGCGGGTCCGCCGAGCCGGTCACCGGCGTGACCGGCTGGGAGGTGCGGGAAGGAGCGCCCGCACTCATCGCGTACAACCTGGGCAACGGCTACCCCGGACCCGCCGACCCCGGGCCCGCCACCCGTGGCAGCCGGTTCTTCTCCGGCGGCAACAGCCCGCGGACCGCGCTCGTCCAGGACATCACGCTCCCCGCACGCGGCACCACCGGCCGACGGACCGTCGACGCCGGGAAGGTCCGCTACACGCTCGCTGGCTGGCTGGGCGGATACGCGACACAGGAGGACGGCGCCCGGCTGTCCGTGGAGTTCCGGGACGCCAACGGCACCCCGGTCGCCCTGTCCGTGCTCGGCCCGGTGACGGCCGCCGAGCGGCTGTCCCGTACCGCGCTCCTGGAGCGCACCGCGACCGCCACGGTGCCGCCCGGCGCGCGCACCGCGCGCGTGCTGCTCGTCTTCACCCGCAGCGGCGGCGGGACGTCCAACGACGGTTACGCCGACGCCATATCGCTCACGCTGCACGCCACGGAGGGAAGCAAGTGACCAGGCTCAACCGCCGCGATCTGCTCAAGGCCGCCGGAGCCGCGGGTGCCCTGAACCTCGCCTGGCCGCTGGCCGCCGGACTGTCGCCCGCACAGGCCCTGGAGGCCGCCCAGGCGCTCGGCGCCGACTACGACCCGGCGCCGTTCACCCTCGGCGTCGCCTCCGGCGACCCGCAGCCGAGCAGCGTCGTGCTCTGGACCCGGCTCGCCCCCGAGCCGCTTGCCGCCGAGCAGAAGCTGCCCGAGATCGTCGAGGTCGACTGGGTCGTCGCCGCCGACCCCCGCCTGCGGCGCGTCGTCGCACGCGGCACCGCGCCCGCCTCGGCGACGCTCGGCCACAGCGTGCACGTCCCGGTCTCCGGGCTGCGCCCGAACACCCGCTACTGGTACGGCTTCAAGGCGCTGGGCAAGCAGAGCAGGATCGGCCGCACGAAGACCGCGCCCGTCGGCAACGTCTCCTCCGTCCGCTTCGCCGCCGCCAACTGCCAGGCGTTCCACGACGGTTTCTACGCCGCTCACCGAGGCATCGCGCGCGAGAACATCGACTTCGTCGTCCACCTCGGCGACTACATCTACGAGCACGGTCAGGTCGGCGGAGTCCCCGCCGACCACGTCCGCGATCATGAGGGCCCCGGGATCTTCACGGTCGCCGACTACCGCCGCCGCCACGCCCTCTACAAGGGCGACGCCTCCCTGCGCGAGGCGCACGCCGCCCACCCCTGGTTCCTGACGTGGGACGACCACGAGGTCGTCAACGACTACTCCGGTACGGGCGGGGGTGCGCCGTTCATGCAGCGGCGGGCGGCCGCGTACCAGGCCTGGTACGAGAACATGCCGCACCGCGACGGCGGCGCCGGAACCGCCACCGCGCTGCCGGACCCCGAGATCCACCGGGTCCGCCGCTGGGGCGACCTGCTGGAGTTGACCGTCCTCGACCTCCGTTCGTACCGCTCGGCGCAGAACCTTTCCGACGGCACGATCCTCGGCGCCGGGCAGAAGGGGTGGCTGAAGCGGAACATCGACCAGGCTCCGGACACCTGGCACGTCTGGGCGAACTCGATCATGCTCAGCCAGCTGCGGAGCCGTCCGGGCGGCTCGTACATGTTCACCGACCAGTGGGACGGCTTCCGCGCCGAGCGCAAGGAGGTCCTCGGCCATGTGCACAGCGCTGGCATGGAGGACCTGGTCGTCATCACGGGCGACTGGCACTCGGCGTTCGTCGACGACATCCGGCCGGACTTCGACGAGGTCTCGTCCCCGGTCATCGGTACGGAGTTCACGGCGCACTCGGTGACCTCGGGCGCGTACTCGGCGAGCTGGAACGCCACGAACGGACCGGTCATGGGCGCGGGCAACCCGCACCTGAAGTACTTCGAGGGCAATCGCTACGGCTACGACGTCTACGAGGTCACCCCGGAGCGCTTCAGCGCCCACATGCGGGTGATCGACGACCGACGTGACCCGGCGTCCCCCGTCTCCACGCTGACCACGTTCCACGTGGACCGCGGGCAGGCGGGCTCCTACGAGGACCCGGCGACGAAGAACTCGCCGGCCCAGTACCGCAGGGACTGACACACCGAAACGCCCGTCCCGCCCGTTCTGTCGGTCCCGACCGGCGGGACGGGCATCATCGGTCGACGCACGGCGCGGCGTTTCGGCGGTCTGCCCGGACATGTGCCCGCCGATCATCCGCGCGCCTGCGGACGAGGCCGGATCGTGGCGTTCCACGAGCCCAACGGCACCCGTCTAAAGTTCGGTTGGCCCGCAACTACCTCAAGCGGGAATGACCATGGAGTACGAAGCCGTCCGAGCCGAGCTCACCGCCACCGAGGTGTTGCCGGGCCTCGATGCGGCGCTGGGCCGGCTCGATTCGCTGCTCGTCAGGGGCGGAGCCCATTGGATCGTGGCCCGCGACGGAGCGCGGGTCGAGGCGGGCCGCCTGGCCGGTGACACGAGCGCGGTCTTCGATGTCCGGCACGGCTGGCGTCTGTCCGGGTCGGAGCGGGTGTACGTGACGCCCGTGCCGGGCCGCGGCCTCGCGGTGAGCGGGGGCGACTCCATGACCCACCACGAGACGGACGGAAGCGTCCGGTGGATGGACTGTGGTGGAGGCGTCCGATGTCCTCCCGGACGACCTCGTCTTCATGGGGCAGCCGGGCTTCCTCGACGAAAAACGGGTCCTGGCGGCGGTCGGCGAGGATCCCGGGGAGGAGGAGTGCCGTCACGTCCTGCTCGGATCCGACGACCTGGGTCCCCGGGCCGAGGTCACGTATCCGCCGGGCACCGCAGTGACGCCCCGCGTACTGCCCCTCGACGACGGCACCTGGCTCACCTTCGACGACGACACGGTCCACCGCTGGCGCACCGGCTGACGCCCAGCGCGCGTCCGGACACCGCCTCGGCGGTGTCCGATGCCTTCCGGAGCCGCACGCCCCCGACCATGGCGGCGGACTCGGTCAGCCGATTTCCCGGTAGTTCATGAACCAGTGGGTGTTGAAATATCGGGCCATGGTGAACCGGTGGTGCGGGTCGATGAGGATGCGGCAGACGAACTCCGCGACCTGGCAATCGAATAGGACGTCCTCTCCGTCGAAGGCCCGGACCACGACGGGCCAACGGTCGGGTTCCTCGCCGTCGGCCCTCCAGCAGTACAGGTCTTCGTGCTCAGTGCCGGCCCAGATGAGCAGGCCGTCCTCCCTGAGGGCCGTCCACGGTTCCTGGTTCAGGTCCAGGTATCCGTCGAAGGCGCCCTCACCGAACGTCTCGACCATGCGCTTGTAGTCGCTCGGCAGCGTGGTGCGCAGGCGCGACTCCATCGCGTCCCAGTCCACGTCCGGCCGCTGAGCAGGCTGTGTCCAGCCGGTGATCTGTACGAGCCGCTCCACCCAGTCGATGTCCTCGCCCGGAGAGACTGCCGAGGGTCTCGGCACCTCTCTGTGAGCGACAGCCAACACCGGCCGTTCGGCTCCCTCGGTGTCCCGCGCTGTGCCCGTGCCGATCCACTGGTCGCCGTACGCCCACGCGCGTATCGTTACGGCCCGCTCCCGGAAGGGGGTGAGGAGAGCCGCGCCCCTGGACTCGTCGACCGTCGGATCGGTGAAGCCGTCGAGGACGAGGGCGCGCGGGGCGCCGTACCTGCCGTCGAGCAGGTCGGTCAGCTCCTGCGGATCCAGGTCGCTGGGCAGGTACATGTAGCCGTCTCCAGGCCCGAGTCGGGCCAGCAGGTCATTGACGGACGCTTGCGTGAGCTCCATGACAGACAGTGAATCGCACCGCACTGACACCGCCCTTCCCGGGCCCGATCTGCCTGGGAGTCGGCCCGCAACCTTGCCCAGGACCGCGTCAACGAATGACCTCGACAGTCGGCATCGGGTACCAGTAGGTCATGCCCGCAGGATGTCAGTTGGCGACGTGGCTCGCTGAAGATCAGCAAGGCGAAGCTCAGCGGCAGAGAGGGAACGGAAGGGGGCCCCGGGGGGTACGACCCCCGGGGCCCCTTCCGTCATCCTGCCGCCTCGACGAACGCGTTGGCGGTGCGGGACTTGTTCCTTGGCGGCTTGGCGCCGAAGGTGCGTTCAAAGGAGTGGAAAGCGTCCTCCTGCTTCCACTCCACCGAGGCCTTGGCGCTGGACGCGAGGAACCGGGCGCAGCGCGGACCAGGGTGGGGGTCGCCGAGACGGTCCCGGGCGCACTCCGACACGACCTTGAAGCCGTCGCGGTCGCGCCACAGACTGCGGCCCTGCAAGAAGCCGTACTCCAGGGAAGTACGGGCCAGGTCCTTCAGTGCCGGGTAGTCCAGGTTGTAAGTGAGCGCGGCCCGCTGGTACTCGCGGCTGATGTCGGTCCGCTCGACGCCGGGGTCGTCGGTGGCCAGGGAGACCGGGACGCCGTACTTCCGGAACAGCGGGAAGGGGTGCTTCCAGCCCGTGACGCCCAGGACCTGCGCGTTGCTGGTGAGCGGGACTTCCACCAGCACATGCTGCCGAGCCATCCGGCGCAGCAGTTCCGGGTAGTCGTCCTCGTGGCGGATGTCGACAGCGTGGCCGATGCGTTCGCTGCGGGCGGTGAGCACGGCGTCACGGACGTGGAAGCGTAGATCCTCGGGCTTGACCAGACCGGGGACGAGTTCTCCCGCGTGCAGGGTGAGAGGAACGTCGGGATACACACCGCGCAGGTAGTTCAGCATGCGCATGTGCAGCCGGTAGTCGGCGACCGCGACCGGATCCTCCTCGGGCCCCACGAGGTTCAGCGAGACGAAGCGGGGGTCGTGCCGAGCCAGTTCCATACCGAGCAGCATCTGGGCGAAGACCAGCTCGCGCGGTCCGCCGCGGTCGACCTGGGCGATGATGCGCACCGGCAGTGCGCATCCGGCGTCGGGGCGGTCGGTGTCGCAGTGCGCGGCAGTACGGAACTCCTCGAGCATCGAGTCCGTCTCGCTGATCGCCTGCTGGACGACGGCGTCCATGCCGCCGTCAGCCAACATCTTGTCGCGCAGCCGGGGCAGGTCACTGTCGTACCCGACCTTGGTGGCAAGGGCGTCAGCGGCGGCCCAGGCGGGGGTCAGCATCGTCTCCAGGTAGAACAGGTGCTGCTTCGCGGCCGAGGTGGAGACCTCGGCCAGCATCCGTCCGGGCTCGAGCGAGCTGACCGCGCCGAACTTCCCGAAGGTGGCGAAGAAGTGGTCGTGGCTGCTCTCGCCCTGACCGGGCGTGAAGTCCTGCATGGACCACGCGCGGATCACCTGACTCCGGAAGACGGGGTCGGTGACGGTGTCGGCCGCCGGGCGGGTGCTCCCCGTGCACGGTGGCGCGCTCGCGGTGAGAGTGGTCCTGTCGATGCAGTAGCCGGCGTCGACAGCGATCTTCAACAGCAGTTCGGTGGTTGCCGCGCCCGACAGGTGGTTGTGAAGGTCAGCGCCCTTGGGCAGGGCCTTGAAGAAGGCGGCCAGGGCCTCGGGGCGGTCGCGCACTTCTCGGAGGTACGCCGAGACGCGGGCCTCCGCGTGCGTGGGATCGTTCGCTTCCTCCGCCGCGGCCTGGGACAACTGAGCGGGTGCCAGGGTCAGCGCCAGTGCGGCGCTCAGGACCGGTGCAAGCAGGGCGGTACGGCGCCACGCGGAAGGCAGGATCGAGGGGGGCATGCCGATCATCCTCAGGCAGTCGTGCGGCGAGACGAATGTCCGACATGCCGCTTGTCACCCGTGCGACGCATCCGGCTGAACCGGGCGAGGTTCCGTGACGTCACAAGGAACTTCTTCGTTCCAGGCCCCTCTCTCCGGCCGATCGCATGGGGTTCTCGCCCTCTGGTGCCTTCGGCAAAGGCCTGCCGCTTCGCCGGCACGTGGACCGGGCGCGCATCGTTCGTAGGGAGTACCTGCTGGATCAGCAATCAGTCGCCCCATTGGCTTGTCGGGTTGCCGTCCCGGTCCAGGCCGTACGGCCACCTTTGGAGGCGAATCTCTTCCGACCAGTCTGTGCTGCCGACGAGGTACAGGGC contains:
- a CDS encoding ATP-binding cassette domain-containing protein translates to MNTATTAATSTRSAAISAIGLRKSYGDKVVLDGIDLRIPEGTIFALLGPNGAGKTTTVEILSTLITADAGQAHIAGHDVTTDADSVRRQIGVTGQFAAVDGLLTAEENLLLMADLHHLGRSEGRRRAADLLERFELTEAARNNVATFSGGMRRKLDLAMTLVGRPRIIFLDEPTTGLDPRSRRVMWELIRNLVTEQGVTILLTTQYLEEADHLADRIAVLDHGKLVAEGTAQELKGLIPGGHVRVQFAEESHLATAAALFGVATRDDESLTLQIPSDGSIANLRAVLDALENTGVQAESLTVHTPDLDDVFLTLTGRHNTPTAPSVPAPAAFATAQKESNR
- a CDS encoding ABC transporter permease, whose protein sequence is MSTATLTPAKPARSYALRDSMTMLRRNLRHMQRYPSMTISILVMPLLMLLLFVYVFGGALGTGIGAGADRGDYINYLVPGIILMSATSGAVATAVSVCTDMTEGIVNRFRTMSISRGSILTGHVLGSVIQVAAVLVLITGVSLAIGFRPDASVTEWASAAALLLFLAFGMAWLSAAMGMGAKTVESASNAPLPLTFLPFLGSAVVTPDSMPTALRWFAEYQPFTPINETLRGLLLGTPIGNDGWIALAWCTGLALVGYLWSRAAFNREVTR
- a CDS encoding PP2C family protein-serine/threonine phosphatase, whose protein sequence is MPPQPSSLNWHFLFSRRGWIWWMPIIAVLLVLITEVAVQGREPVSFLLTGVPPLVSATRGPRATAWSTFGCLGLQMLMAAARPGHFDEQHHVALYMATLVIGVVSILLARQRQNTEKHLIRAKSVAEAMQRTLLRPVPSRLAQVSAAGYYSPGEGGTFVGGDLYDMCETPFGVRVIIGDVRGKGLDAVQTVAAVLGSFRVSAHEWQDLSVLADRLELSIVRNGPKAGTGDPELFVTALVMEFAGDSVRIVDRGHPAPVAVGPHGARHLATAPALPLGLGDLSAGRVLTTEHVLRPGEVLVLYTDGLSEARNTDGTFYPVMERLGEHFLTSEPDPQTVVSFLRTDSDSWSAASEEDDQAVLAITLTQPPPQHRVHN
- a CDS encoding phosphoesterase, whose protein sequence is MNLVVNGDAESGPGGSAEPVTGVTGWEVREGAPALIAYNLGNGYPGPADPGPATRGSRFFSGGNSPRTALVQDITLPARGTTGRRTVDAGKVRYTLAGWLGGYATQEDGARLSVEFRDANGTPVALSVLGPVTAAERLSRTALLERTATATVPPGARTARVLLVFTRSGGGTSNDGYADAISLTLHATEGSK
- a CDS encoding alkaline phosphatase D family protein, translating into MTRLNRRDLLKAAGAAGALNLAWPLAAGLSPAQALEAAQALGADYDPAPFTLGVASGDPQPSSVVLWTRLAPEPLAAEQKLPEIVEVDWVVAADPRLRRVVARGTAPASATLGHSVHVPVSGLRPNTRYWYGFKALGKQSRIGRTKTAPVGNVSSVRFAAANCQAFHDGFYAAHRGIARENIDFVVHLGDYIYEHGQVGGVPADHVRDHEGPGIFTVADYRRRHALYKGDASLREAHAAHPWFLTWDDHEVVNDYSGTGGGAPFMQRRAAAYQAWYENMPHRDGGAGTATALPDPEIHRVRRWGDLLELTVLDLRSYRSAQNLSDGTILGAGQKGWLKRNIDQAPDTWHVWANSIMLSQLRSRPGGSYMFTDQWDGFRAERKEVLGHVHSAGMEDLVVITGDWHSAFVDDIRPDFDEVSSPVIGTEFTAHSVTSGAYSASWNATNGPVMGAGNPHLKYFEGNRYGYDVYEVTPERFSAHMRVIDDRRDPASPVSTLTTFHVDRGQAGSYEDPATKNSPAQYRRD
- a CDS encoding adenosine deaminase — protein: MPPSILPSAWRRTALLAPVLSAALALTLAPAQLSQAAAEEANDPTHAEARVSAYLREVRDRPEALAAFFKALPKGADLHNHLSGAATTELLLKIAVDAGYCIDRTTLTASAPPCTGSTRPAADTVTDPVFRSQVIRAWSMQDFTPGQGESSHDHFFATFGKFGAVSSLEPGRMLAEVSTSAAKQHLFYLETMLTPAWAAADALATKVGYDSDLPRLRDKMLADGGMDAVVQQAISETDSMLEEFRTAAHCDTDRPDAGCALPVRIIAQVDRGGPRELVFAQMLLGMELARHDPRFVSLNLVGPEEDPVAVADYRLHMRMLNYLRGVYPDVPLTLHAGELVPGLVKPEDLRFHVRDAVLTARSERIGHAVDIRHEDDYPELLRRMARQHVLVEVPLTSNAQVLGVTGWKHPFPLFRKYGVPVSLATDDPGVERTDISREYQRAALTYNLDYPALKDLARTSLEYGFLQGRSLWRDRDGFKVVSECARDRLGDPHPGPRCARFLASSAKASVEWKQEDAFHSFERTFGAKPPRNKSRTANAFVEAAG